AAGACATGGTGCATCACACACAGATAAGTTCAGGATGATAACAAATATCAAGCTGAAGAAAATGACTTTCTTTACACACTCTAGGAACTAAATATCTAACCGTCAAGCAATTACAGAAATTATACGATTTCACAACACAACCGATACTATACTGAAAGTGCAGCAGTTGCATTATGGAAACTCCATTGGATTTGTTAAATTGCAAATTATGGTTAAAAATCTTAGCTTAATTACAGTGCATTAACCACATTAATAATATCACCATACCTGTCTGGTTGTTTTCAATGTATCATATCGAGCAATGATCTCCCTGATCTCATCAAACTGTAGATACAGACAATGAAACAAATCTGATACTACAGTAAACACAACTGAAATATTCCTAATGTAGTATAATGCATCACTACGTATGTGTACTGATACAACTCAAACAACATTCTAAATAGGATAAGTGGAAATGGCAGATATGGAAAAAACATGGTCGGATGACGGACAgagacattttcaaaatacacCTTTGCATTCATATTTTCATACCTCATGTTATTTTGCGCACTAGTCTCTACTAAGATGAATATTTTAAATGTATGAGCATTTGAGCATTCAAAGCTTCTGTGTTAGCTTAAGTTATAGGTTTTCTTGcttttatgcacatccttctttaAGTTTtatcctatttaataagtttgtaaacattaggaaagtgcatagcaacagtactgaatgacatgattgattgattgcaaATGTTCACTGTCTATTGCAAATCATGCATAGTCAATGGATAATAGGATATTCCATGTATTATCTAAGATCGCACAAGgtgaataagcagctgcaataaagatgaCATTTAActtgtaattctttcgtagactataAGTGCATTACAAAACTTTGAAGGATTcttttataatttgaagttaTTAAAAAATCTGTTATACCAGTTAAGCACTggaggaggcaaagcctgtatgaggtgtttaccatGAGGCAGGGAACTCAAGCAAAAATTGCTAAGTAAAGTGAAACAGGACAAATAGGGCTTTGAAAATATCCATCCCTAACCTGACTTTAATCTGCAGGCCACCCGGATACCGGCCAAACTCCACACTTGGTGGTCAAACCAGGGAGGCCAGCTAAGTAGGGAAAGTTGTTGTTTCTTTCTGCTTTACTAGTTAGGGCAAAcactggaggcaaagcctgtaagaGGTGCTTACCACGAGCCAGGGAACCTCAgcttacttaaccttcgaacccacgaaaCATTCAAAGTTTCATCCCAGCCCTAGTCTCTACTTCCAGATCCTGACTAATTTTGCATAGAGATTAATTTCTAGAGCATGTATACCATAGTATGTTCTATAATATTGTGTAGCGTGTTAGCCTATCCTCtagcacatgcgcttataaatggataacaGTGTTCGAAATAGTGTATTAAAAATGATCTGTCACAATGTCTGGACAAAGCAGTAAATGACCTGCCAAAGTATAAATTTGTCCTGCATCACAGTTTTAGTTTGACCCATACACCAGATTAACACATGGAGCAAGTGCTGAAAGTACTGTAACAATGTCATAACATAATGTACACACTGTTTCTAGTCAAATACAGCAGAAAAACAGGAGTTTTAAGCTATTACAATCAAGTTACAAGgatcccacaagtcaaaggtaacactggtaagcaaggttataaatacattttatatCCTCATAGCTGACAAGTACAAGTAGGAGGTGTTCAAACCTCAATGTTTGTCTGAGGTATACACCCAGTGGCTTGTGGTCACCcacaaaccatcaacaaattacTTAATGAAATTCCACTGTTGTTGTAAGGCTCCTTACCAGCATTCTGAGTTACCCAGACACTATGTCTGGACAACAATTAAATTGACCAGAAATATGCAATATtgaccggaaattgtccgtTTGTCGGACGTTATTTCGAGCACTGGGATAATTGCTTGCAAAGATGACATCTGGGTCTGGAAGTAGAGACTAGTGTACAAAACAACAACATGAAATTAAAAATGTATTTTGAACTTCTCTAAGTCTTTAGAACTACCCTTCCAAACAAGTCTATTGCTTTGTAGTTTTGAAATTCTTAGTCAAACTTGTGCTATTATTATTCTTGTTGTGTATAGACCACATCATTCTATTCTTACTGTAAAGTTTCACTACACACATTTAAGATGATTACCTCTTGAGAGTACTCCAGTACTTGTTCCATGTACTCCCTATACACCTTGTAACGTTGTATCTTGTGAGCTTGTTGATCCACCTGTTCCTCTAACTGATCAATCTCATTTTGTAGACTacacaacaataacattgtCATTGAGTAGTTACACTGTGAAGCATACCGGCTAATCTCTCGTTCTTTCTGGAGAGCAAGATCTTCCTCATCTTTAGTCTTTTTAATGGCTCTAGATCTCTTCATGTCATTCTCCTGTAAGAATATCACCACCAATAAAAAGTGCACCTACAGTATCTATGGAGCATGTATGTTTTATGATTCATACACTAAACAATGTACACACATGGTCAGTTGCTCAATATATGGTCAACCTACACACTGGGCATTAAAATCATGTAGTATGAGCTAACCCTCCTAGGGTAGGGTGATATGTATCCCTCAAGAACTGCACCATGTCTCATGGGTGAAGGTATGGGCACAAGGTAGGTCCCATCTGAACATTATCTGCTATAGGTTTGCTTTCCCACCCATTAATCTatctgggtagactggagcaatgtgggCATCACCATACATTAAACCTGTGATAACCTGTTTAtcctcactcacacacacacacaacacacaagcTTACGGCTGCCATGCGAAATACAGCTATGCTGCTATGAACTATggctgtgcactactcaggcaCGTGAGCCTTTtgcagacaaatcctcctggggcagggctagaaacccacaggaggactgtccaggtctcagaGAGAAATTGTAGCTCCACAATGACCTCAACACTGCaaagtgagacaaggacagttagatatttgcttccccaggtacccattgatgttacagacttacagctgagctctctctctctctctcacacacacacatgcatgcacacgcatTGATGCACCTTTAGAAACTTATCAAATTTTAATAGTGAGTCCTTAAGATCTTGTTCTTTCCTCTCCAGCTCTTCTCTTCGTTGCTGCAAGCTCTCCATCTTAACATGAAAATCCTGTGATGGGAAATCACAAATGTTAGTTTTAATAAGCACAACTATAAAATACATGTGGTATATAATGTGTTTATAGAGTGTCactgtgtgtgcgcgtgtgtacAAATGCATATCATTTATGCTATGCACACTTAACATACATCTTTGGTTGCTTGTAGAGCTTGTTCAACTTCTGTCATTTCTCTCTTTTTCTCCAGCAACCTTGTAGCTGGTGTGAGGTGGTCAGCTTCTTTCTCAGGCATCCTCCTACAGTACACCATCAGGTGATAATGTGATATCACAATATGTACACATACTATGATGTATGTAATTAACTCATAGCAAATGATTGTGCTAGAACCACAGGGTTTACAAGCACGAAATTATTGCAAGGCACCAAGAATGTGTTTTCTAACCCATAGCTTTAAATAAGCTAATGTAGTTGTTCATCCACTTTATTATGCCATTAACTTCGTATAAGGCAGTTTGGAGCAATAATGTAGCTTCATATACTACATCCTTATGGTACCTGGATGTACAAAACAATCAGTACTACTCTGACTATAGTTCTGTGTGATGTGGCTCTTTTTACACTCACTAAAAGGTTATCAATTCGAACAACAACCTACAAACGGGCTCGCAAACGGGCACCATCCAACACTGCAGTCTTTCAATGTTTTTCATGTCGGCCCCCATGCAACTTACACGAGCAGTTTGTCTTCAAATGCGGACATGAAGTATTCATCCAACCCGGAAGATGCCATCGTCTGACAGTGGTACAATTAGCGGACCGCTTGGTGTTACTGTCTACTGATTTTCGCCTTCCCTTTACAAACTTTAAATACCCGTTTCTATGACAACCTAACAAAACATGGCGTCAAAAAGAAGGCTAATTGATTTGTAAAATGTGCAACGTGTCACTACCCCAAAGGTCTACATTTCACACGTTCACTTTACGTCTTCATCATACAATAGATCAAGCTTGTAAAGGGTGCTTTATATAGAATCGTGGGCGTGGCTACGTGGTTTAAGCCGATTAGTTTTGTGTTTATCAAATGCCTGTTTTAGTTGAAGAACTCACCAAACTTGAAGGACACAGATGGCAAATCTCTTGCCTCAACTTTAGCCCAGATGGGGCACGACTGGCTACTGGTTCGTGGGATAAGGAAACGCACATTTGGAACCTTGGAAGCTTGGAGACGGAAGTAACTCTGTCGGGTCTGCACGAAACACCAGTCACCTCCCTAGCATGGTTCAAGCCGGAAGGCACACTTCTTGCCACAGGCTCGGCGGATACGAAGATTGGATTATGGAATTCTATTACTGGTGAAAACCTGATGGTGCTTACAGAATGTTTTGGATGGGTGTTAGGGACATGTTTCTCCAATGATGGTACATTCCTTGCTGCTGCTTCTTGGGACAAGATAGTACGATTGTGGGAGCCAAACACTGGTAGCTTATTGAACACGCTCCGTGGCCACAAGGGTGGTGTATGGAGCCTTGACTTTCACTCAGAGCGAAACGTCTTGTGTAGTGGGTCAGCAGATGGTACTGTCAGATTATGGGATGCCAGATCAAACAAGTGTGCAGCAGTGTATGGTGAAGGATCACAGGCTGGTGCAGTTTACAGTGTAAAATGGTCACCAGATAATGCAACGGTCGCTGCAGGATCTTCAGACAACAAGGTGAGATACACTACAGGAAGGCATACAGCTTAGTACCACATATCTTATCATTTAGATTACAATTTGGGATGTGAGGAAACAAGAGACTGTTAATGTGTTATCTGGACACACTGCTACCGTGAAGAATGTCACATACAATACAAACACTCATAATGTTGCTATTCCCACTTTAGCCTCAGTTGGTGACTACAGCTTAAAAGTGTGGGACCCCAGGCCATCACACTCAGGCCAGTCTTTAGCCAGCCTCTCCCTCCATCAACATGGCAAAGAGGTTGAAGCTGTATCCATCTCACCAGATGGTTCTCTGATAGCTACAGGTGGAAGAGATGGAGTGGTCGTATTGATGACTCTCTTTGTGCCTACCATCATTCCTCGCACTGACTCTGAAGTGAAACGAGAGCAGCACAGGAAGACATTTAGGAGTAGTTATCGGTTAGCAAGGCAGGAGTCGTTTAAGAAGGTTGGGGAAGCTGAGCCAGAGATTACAGATTTTGCTCTCGACCAAATGATAGCTGAACCAAAGCTTCCAGAAAGTAGTCAGTTAAAACGAATCCACTCACGATTAAAGCGTCGAACACGTACATCTGAAAAAGAAATTGAAATAGAACAACAGGAAACTACAGCCAAAGAGAAAGTAAACATGCGTAAAGCAAGGAAGAACAGGGCCAGAGCTAAAAGTATTGACCTGCCTGATATGATCATGCACTTGGCAGCAAAGGCTACTGCTTACAAGCCAGAAGTGTTCAGTGATTCAGACAGTGGTGAGGAACAAGTAGAGG
This genomic interval from Dysidea avara chromosome 15, odDysAvar1.4, whole genome shotgun sequence contains the following:
- the LOC136245549 gene encoding coiled-coil domain-containing protein 42 homolog translates to MASSGLDEYFMSAFEDKLLVRMPEKEADHLTPATRLLEKKREMTEVEQALQATKDDFHVKMESLQQRREELERKEQDLKDSLLKFDKFLKENDMKRSRAIKKTKDEEDLALQKEREISRLQNEIDQLEEQVDQQAHKIQRYKVYREYMEQVLEYSQEFDEIREIIARYDTLKTTRQDLLEREHRNQDAIEAEKADLMKFTEEKNNEILSYNNQLAQLQTRLEKAQSTAVKWESEWTRIQTTAAKKTLMLGQIKMATHNLYTLINKHLQRKVPIQEADQTLLQLDKIQMFIKDLTEITHDIQRRESAAVPNMQLLAV
- the LOC136245548 gene encoding POC1 centriolar protein homolog A-like, whose product is MPVLVEELTKLEGHRWQISCLNFSPDGARLATGSWDKETHIWNLGSLETEVTLSGLHETPVTSLAWFKPEGTLLATGSADTKIGLWNSITGENLMVLTECFGWVLGTCFSNDGTFLAAASWDKIVRLWEPNTGSLLNTLRGHKGGVWSLDFHSERNVLCSGSADGTVRLWDARSNKCAAVYGEGSQAGAVYSVKWSPDNATVAAGSSDNKITIWDVRKQETVNVLSGHTATVKNVTYNTNTHNVAIPTLASVGDYSLKVWDPRPSHSGQSLASLSLHQHGKEVEAVSISPDGSLIATGGRDGVVVLMTLFVPTIIPRTDSEVKREQHRKTFRSSYRLARQESFKKVGEAEPEITDFALDQMIAEPKLPESSQLKRIHSRLKRRTRTSEKEIEIEQQETTAKEKVNMRKARKNRARAKSIDLPDMIMHLAAKATAYKPEVFSDSDSGEEQVEDKPTKKTQATPKGKVAAALKSFQNQSEDKQKSSGREKSLIPRDVSMEFDNESLLHESGSYRVHDLDSSFSSTKSPLSPKSRAFSDTDSMSNAFSPPPGHKTSSTPLFAFGKDRSKLQNEVLYEEPEVVPNQTGRNSEGDDDDDYDIPYSMI